In Camelina sativa cultivar DH55 chromosome 13, Cs, whole genome shotgun sequence, the genomic window CAATCAGTCCATGGTTGTAGGTTTctcataattaattatgaattaAACGTTGTTTGTTTCAATAAAGGAGTGTTCTATTGTAGTAACAATCAGTCCATGGTTGTAGGTTTctcataattaattatgaattaAACGTTGTTTGTTTCAATAAAGGAGGAGTGTTCTAAACGGATCACCTAAAGTTGTAAAACATTCATgtcattttaattaaaaaaaaacacaccctGCAGATAGTCTCAACATATTAAAATGTAAACACAATTACAATCACAATTATGAATTAAATGTAAACACAATTCAAGTATTCCTTATATAATTACAGAGCCAAATAATAGTCTCAACATATTAAAATGTAAACACaattatttgaaaaagaaattggTGAACacagtttcttttaaaaatatttagatttataGGGTTATTGTCAAACTATTTGAGCGCTCTTTTATGATTAGTTAGAGTTcctattttgagaaaaaaaaaaaaaaaaaacatgtattaaTCCTTGTGATTATATTCCCTTAGTCATACATGCAAAATTAGAATCAATTAGTAGAACTTTTTTAAGCACAATTAATTATGCCTCTGTTTCAGGTAGCAGCTACCGTCCACAGTATACAATTTGACTATTTTTGAGTAATGATTTTTACCAAATTCCAACCCAAAAagtttttaacatttaatttcaaaatatttacttCAAATCTTTTTGCATGCTTTCACCctcttcttatatataatcttcatcttcatcgtctcTACTGCTagattcaagaaaacaaaaaaaacagagctaaCAAAAGAAATGTCTCTCATCATCTCCTTCGTTCCAACTTCCCTTGGTTATACTTTGTTTGCAATTATCGTTTCAGGTTTCGTTTTCATCCTAACTCGATGGAGTTCTTCCAAGCCAAAGGGAGGTTTAAACCTTCCTCCAGGTCCACCAGGTTGGCCGGTGGTCGGAAACTTATTCCAGTTCGCTCGCTCCGGTAAGTCGTTCTTCGAATACGCGGAGGAGCTTAAGCAAAAGTACGGAGGAATTCTCACAGTGAGAATGGGTACTCGTACAATGATCATCCTCTCGGACGCGAATCTAGTCCACGAAGCTCTGATCAAACGCGGAGCTCTTTTCGCAACCCGACCCGCCGAGAGTCCGACCCGAACAATCTTCAGCTGCGACAAATTCACCGTCAACGCCGCCAAATATGGTCCCGTGTGGCGGTCTCTGAGAAGAAACATGGTTCAGAACATGCTTAGCTCAACACGCCTCAAGGAGTTCGGATCGCTGAGACAATCCTCTATGGATAAGCTCATCGAGAGGATCAAATCTGAAGCTAGAGAACACAAGGGACTCATCTGGGTGCTTCGAAACGCAAGATTCGCTGCGTTTTGTATCCTCTTAGAGATGTGTTTCGGAATCGTCATGGACGAAGCATCGATCGATAAGATGGATGAGATTATGAAAACTGTGCTGATGACCGTTGATCCACGAATCGACGATTACCTTCCGATCCTCGCTCCCTTCTTCTCCAAGGAGAGGAAACGAGCTCTCGAAGTCCGCCGTGAACAGGTCGATTACGTCGTCGGGGTTATCGAGAGACGGCGGAGAGCGATTCAGAACCCAGGATCCGACAAAACGGCGTCGTCTTTCTCGTACTTGGACACGCTCTTTGATTTAACAATCGAAGGCCGTGAAACGACGCCGTCTAACGAAGAGCTCGTGACGCTCTGCTCCGAGTTTCTCAACGGTGGTACCGATACGACGGGGACAGCGATCGAGTGGGGGATAGCGCAGCTGATTGCCAACCCTGAGATTCAATCTCGGCTGTACGATGAGATTAAATCAACGGTGGGAGATGATCGTAGCGTTGAGGAGAAAGACGTGGATAAAATGGTCTATTTACAAGCTTTTGTTAAGGAGCTTCTCCGGAAACATCCTCCGACTTATTTTTCTCTGACGCACGCCGTTACGGAGACGACGACGCTCGGCGGTTACGATATTCCAGCCGGCGTTAACGTCGAGGTTTATCTTCCGGGTATGAGTGAGGATCCGAGAATTTGGAGTAACCCGAAAAAGTTTGACCCAGACCGGTTTATGTTGGGTAAGGAGAATGCTGACATAACCGGGATTACTGGAGTGAAGATGATTCCTTTTGGTGTAGGCCGTAGGATTTGTCCAGGGCTTGCAATGGCAACCGTACACGTGCATCTGATGCTTGCGAGGATGGTTCAGGAGTTCGAGTGGAGTGCGTATCCGTCAGGAAGTGAGATTGATTTCGCCGGGAAAACTGAGTTTACGGTGGTGATGAAGAATCCGTTGAGAGCTAAGGTCAAACCAaggatttaaaatattttagatttacgccgccttttatttttgttttcattataagaatattattaaCCATTATTGAAAGGAGTTATTTGCTTATTAACTTTTTAAGTATCCAAATCTACACAATACGTATATGACCAAAACTACAATAGAACATTGCAATATACCTCccgtaacttttttttttttttacttttcacatttcttcaaattatattggtccgaagaaaaacgaaaaaaaaaaaaggtaaggaTGGAGCATCATCATCTTACGGTAGTAGTATGAACAAAAAACCCTAACAAAAGAAAGTTCTAAATCATTTACAATATCAGCGTAGGAACTATACATATAAAACCCAAACCTACAGAGACTATACCTCTTTTCAAATCCTCTtttgaaaaatgccaaaaaaaaccccCAACTTTCCGCGATTCAATCAAGTAACGTTTTCTATCTTTACCATTTCAGTTCAAGAAAACGGTCGTGTCGACCTCGCTCTCTTCGGCTACTTCAATGACTTCTGCATTCCTGAGAGCCATCATCGCTTTGTAAACAGCCAAATCTGCGTTTTCTGCCAGAATTTGTGCTCGTCTTCTTTTGGCTATTGCAGCTTTCATGGCTGTATCAGCCAATGTTTTGGCTTCTTCCATTCTGAGAAAATCGTTTTCTTCCTCTGGTTCAGCCGCCTTTACAGCCACTGTTCAATCAAATTAACACAACAACAACCGAATCAGATTATTTTCACTCCCATTGTGTTTGAAATACTGAACTTGTCaagcaaaaccaaaatttaacgACTATTGCAGTTTTCCTGGCTGTATCAGCCAATGTTTTGGCTTCTTCCATTCTGAGAAAATCGTTTTAGAANAGGTCAAACCAaggatttaaaatattttagatttacgccgccttttatttttgttttcattataagaatattattaaCCATTATTGAAAGGAGTTATTTGCTTATTAACTTTTTAAGTATCCAAATCTACACAATACGTATATGACCAAAACTACAATAGAACATTGCAATATACCTCccgtaacttttttttttttttacttttcacatttcttcaaattatattggtccgaagaaaaacgaaaaaaaaaaaaggtaaggaTGGAGCATCATCATCTTACGGTAGTAGTATGAACAAAAAACCCTAACAAAAGAAAGTTCTAAATCATTTACAATATCAGCGTAGGAACTATACATATAAAACCCAAACCTACAGAGACTATACCTCTTTTCAAATCCTCTtttgaaaaatgccaaaaaaaaccccCAACTTTCCGCGATTCAATCAAGTAACGTTTTCTATCTTTACCATTTCAGTTCAAGAAAACGGTCGTGTCGACCTCGCTCTCTTCGGCTACTTCAATGACTTCTGCATTCCTGAGAGCCATCATCGCTTTGTAAACAGCCAAATCTGCGTTTTCTGCCAGAATTTGTGCTCGTCTTCTTTTGGCTATTGCAGCTTTCATGGCTGTATCAGCCAATGTTTTGGCTTCTTCCATTCTGAGAAAATCGTTTTCTTCCTCTGGTTCAGCCGCCTTTACAGCCACTGTTCAATCAAATTAACACAACAACAACCGAATCAGATTATTTTCACTCCCATTGTGTTTGAAATACTGAACTTGTCaagcaaaaccaaaatttaacgACTATTGCAGTTTTCCTGGCTGTATCAGCCAATGTTTTGGCTTCTTCCATTCTGAGAAAATCGTTTTAGAAGTGTACAAAATTTACCCTTCATTATAGAATTTAGCTATCCTCAAATCAAATACAGCAACATGACTAAGGAGAACATTATCAGTCTAATTCTATGGTAAACCCTTTCTACTTAATTTTACTTCTGCAAGACTGTTCCATGATACTCTAACTCtcaagtctatatatataagtactaCGCTTTCGGTACTTCCAAACAACTGTAACACAAGGCTAAACATTTCATCACAGTAACTACGTATCCCTGAGTCATTATGTTGAGGGAACTAACCGAGCCAAGGGCTTGCCTGTTTGGCTTTTCCATGGAGTTGACTCCCCTGTCTTTTGAAGGATCTTCTCTTCCGAAACACAGGTTTGGAAAGTAGCGGCGTTTTCTTCACTTGATGACCCTGTGTATATACATGCATACATCAAAATCATTAGTACAAATACAACtggaataaaacaaatatgACTTGTACACCATAATATGACATTACCTGGAAAATTCTGAGGAGTGGTGCTTTTCGCTGCTTCCTTTTCTTCAACCAGTAATCATGTACTGCTTCAACCATCTCGTGCCTACCCAGGTATGAAAGACTAGCTATAGTGGTTGCTTTCTCATCCAAGAGATCATCGGCAGGGTTATGGAAATGAAACTTTTCAAACCCATCAATCATCAACTCAAAGGTTTCCCGCTGAAGTTGTAGAAATTGGTCATCTTCTTCACTAAGCAGTTCCCAGTTTTGCCTTTCGAGCCACTCTTCGTCTTCAGAATCCATGTCATAAAGAGCAATACTTCGAGCCATTGCCCTTGAAACCTCATCTTCGTTCACAGATATATATGGAACCGGCCTAGAAAAGGAAGGGAAGTCATATATATCCTCTGCATAGCCACACACTTCTCTTACCCCAGGAATAGGAATAACTTTCACACTCTGTTCCGATACATTCCGTTCATAGcattctttatatatatctttaaaaccaAGCCAATCTTTTCTGTCGCAAAACTCAAGCTTCCAATTATCACCTCCCATCCATACTGTTGCATGTGTAACCCGGTTGCTATAACATGGTCTCATAGCCCTTTGTGCCTTGTGGCTGTATCTGATTGCCCCATCTTTCTTAATTGCAAGAAACCACtcatttgaagaagaaaatccCAACATGACACTAAACCCTTCTTCTCCCGAGCATCTGTCTGaatatatcattaatatattCGCAGAACAACATAAAGAATCAAGCTCCTCTTTTGTCTTCGCCAACGGAATGATACTAAGCACATTTGAAGCCGGAGATGAGCTACTTCGAACTGAGCTTCTGAGCTTTCTCGGCGATACTGCTACTGTCCTGTTTTTCCTACTTCCTGATATATCAAAAACCGGTGTTCCATTATACGACTTGTGTGCATTATGTGAAATATTTcttgctcttctccttctcAAAGAGCTTCTCCTCTTCTGGAAACTGTGAGAACCTAAATTGCCTCTATATTGAGCATTTCCTCCAGTTAACTTCGAGGCTCTCACTGATGGATGTAACCCAACTACAGCATCATTCCTCAGATTACAAGGTTCAGGTAAAGCTAATTCAGACTCCAAATCAGATTCTTCAACTGGATTGTCTAGCAAATACAGAGATTTCTCTACGAAAAAGAAGGAGCGTGGTGCCACTCTTAGGAACAAAGTAAAATGCATATCCATGAACCATCGAGGAATGACAGCAAAATCTGCTGAAAAGAGAGGTAGACAATNCCCTTTGTGCCTTGTGGCTGTATCTGATTGCCCCATCTTTCTTAATTGCAAGAAACCACtcatttgaagaagaaaatccCAACATGACACTAAACCCTTCTTCTCCCGAGCATCTGTCTGaatatatcattaatatattCGCAGAACAACATAAAGAATCAAGCTCCTCTTTTGTCTTCGCCAACGGAATGATACTAAGCACATTTGAAGCCGGGGATGAGCTACTTCGAACTGAGCTTCTGAGCTTTCTCGGCGATACTGCTACTGTCCTGTTTTTCCTACTTCCTGATATATCAAAAACCGGTGTTCCATTATACGACTTGTGTGCATTATGTGAAATATTTcttgctcttctccttctcAAAGAGCTTCTCCTCTTCTGGAAACTGTGAGAACCTAAATTGCCTCTATATTGAGCATTTCCTCCAGTTAACTTCGAGGCTCTCACTGATGGATGTAACCCAACTACAGCATCATTCCTCAGATTACAAGGTTCAGGTAAAGCTAATTCAGACTCCAAATCAGATTCTTCAACTGGATTGTCTAGCAAATACAGAGATTTCTCTACGAAAAAGAAGGAGCGTGGTGCCACTCTTAGGAACAAAGTAAAATGCATATCCATGAACCATCGAGGAATGACAGCAAAATCTGCTGAAAAGAGAGGTAGACAATTCATGTCCCCAAAAAACTTGCAGACACCCTTTGAGCTAAGGGGAGGCTCCTAGAAAACAGAAACCAACAGATCACCTCAGCAACATTAAAGATCCAAAACTTAATATCACTACATACACAAACAAAATCTAGTCCAGACCTAACGTTAGTAAGTGCAGAGGTAATTACCACAGGGAATAGCACGCCATGGTCAGCAAACACTTGGTTGATAGGTTGagacaagaagaaagaagtaagCGAAGACAGGCTCAGTTGTTCCCTCCTCGTGTATCTCATTGCCAAACCGAAAACAGTTAGAAACCAGCAATCCTCACATGACCAATCTACTGTAAGAGTAAGCACAGGACGAACTGAAGAAACCCGACTGGGGAATCTCCTTCGCCTGCAATAAAACTGCAGGCTTCGTAGTGGCTCTTCTGATCTATCACTCGATGGTTCAGAAAGTCTCTTCCTTTTCCTACTATATACAATCCCAAACATCTTATCCACAGTCTTTACATCTCCGACACACTCATTTCTCACTTTCCTCCGTTTCCTGACCGGAAAGTCATCTACTTTGTCGTCTTTCTCACTAGAAACATCTCTCGGGCTACAAGGCTGGCTGTTATTTTTACCGGAGACTTTGCTGTTCCCTTTGGTTTTGTTCTGAGTCTTCAAAACGCTGTTCCAATCCCGATCCACCACATCGTGAGCTCTCCGTACCTTGGGTTCGCCGACGTTAGGCCAGATCCGACGACCGGAACGGAGGACCCGGGCTCCGTCTGGGGCTTTAACCACCCCGAAAACCCTAGTGGTTCGTCTCATTCCCACCGACGGCATCTATGCCTTGCTCATACGATTCCCTTTCTTACTCAAAGACTGAAGACGACGCCACAAACTGGCTTGACTTTACTTAAGAATTTGGCTTGATTCAAACCCCTCCTTCGATCTATACTCGCTAATATTCTAACAAAACACGGATCTTTCAGATAAACCAATCCGattctaataatattttgttttaaaaaacctctttttaaaaaaaaaaaaaaaaaaagggaaatcgAAACGGGAATCTAAAGGGAAAAGAGTCGTCAGATTTTAACAGATTCGATCAAAATTAGTGAAACctagaaaaggagaaaaagaagaaagaaaatcgCAGAGATCTCTCtggagatggaagaagaaaaagtaagaaaaatcgATTGAGAGGATCGAGATCTGTtcatgggtttttgttttttctttttagagaaGAGTAGacatggtgaagaagatgaaggatcGGCGGTGAAGATGGTTTCACGAACTTTTCgttttggaaagaagaagagagggaaCCGAGGTGGCTAGGGTTTATGATCCGAAAacaacatccaaaaaaaaaaaaaagatctttctTTAGAGGAGATTGATCGTGACCGTTGGATGGTATTCTCGACGCTTCAGATTGATTCTGGTTCGATGGGTCCAatgctatcttttttttttcctttttttcttttcttttttgcaaacGTAGTAGACTGCGAATTTTTTGGGTTacacgaattttttttttttatttaaacgaATTTAAAACGGAATGGCCCGAAAATTTCAAAAGGTGACAAGAGGAAATGACAAGGGTGCCCTCGGATTTTAAGCGAGTGAGGTGTCTGAACCTGAAGTGTTTTTAATTACAGTTGTTGAATGAATCTTGTAGTTTGCTTAACTAGTAGTAGTAATCCATACGTATTACATACATTACAACGAGTGTTTAACACATGCATAgttaagaaaaacaagaagatgcaaaatttgtgttatgttaatacttaatacccctattttaaaaaacaaatcatttttcttaGACAAACATAATAAGAAGAAACAGCTAAGTTTTTGAGAATGGTAAAAGTGTGGAATTATATATTACTATGACAAGTGAAGGATCTAGCTTTGAGACAACTATATGAGGAAATTAGAACCACACCAAGAGATAATGATAAGATTACAAGACCAAACAACGTTCATTGACTTTTTAGTTTACGTATGACTTTGTTTTGTAGGAATCTATCTATCTGcttaaaataataagatgatGAGATTGCTTCTTGCTTCTTTCCTTTTAGGCCTTGGCCGTTTCTGCGGGTTCAGAAGTTTGTTAGAAGTACAAGAGAAACAGACTCAtctaaacaaaaacagaacaaactcTTTTCAACGTTGAACTAAATGAACATGAGTACATGACACGAAAAATAGAACTACACAATGTATAACACTGCTCAAATTTCCTTAGCTTGGCCTAGTCaaattacccaaaaaaaaaaaaacatgtcagATTTAGATTTGatccaaacaaaacataacctATTTTACATGATTCACTATCTGCCAAGGTACAGGGAAGAACTGTAAAAGAAGGAGATACAGTTGGAATTTTGAAAGTTCCCAGCTTTGACCAAGTCAATGGAAATATTTCTTAGCTAGTTAATCATATGAGATCAATTCTAATAACGCATGCATAATCTTGTAAATTAAAAGTACAAACTGTTGCAAGAAAAATCAATCGTAAACTAAAAGTACAAATTGATGCGTCATCGAAGTGAATTTTGATGTAGACCAATGGACAAAGCGAGACGCTATGTTTTACAgtcttttggttttcttaatttcttcaaCTGTAACCTACAAATACTTAATTACAACTATAATATAATACTTCATTACAACTATTATTGGAAGTCTAATCGTAATATCGAAATCTCTATATTTGCTATACACATTAAAatgtttcatatatatgtatatatatgccaTAATCTATGGTGGACCGGTTaaagagttttttattttagggtattCGATCAGGCCCATTAGTGTCTTAATTTAGGCCCAATAATTCATGTTTCTGTCGAAGATTCCTTTGCCGTAGGTTGAGAGGATCATTTCCTTGAGGAGAGGATACTGAAGCAGAACAAACAGCAGCGCCGGTAAACAAGCGAAAAGGATCTTCGGAGCAACGATCCATTTCTCTTTATCCATCATCGTGAACAGAACCAACGAGAATGCAATAAGCATCGCCGCGATCGAAACGAACAGTATCGAAAGTCCCGCGATCATCTTTGTCGGCAGCGAGACCAAGAAATCGTCGAAGGAGTATCTCGCGGTGAGTATCCCGAGGAATACGGGTACGGAGGTGCAAGCGGCGAAGCAAGAGATAAAATCTGAGACGATGAATATGATGAACTGCTGTTTATGTAGGTGAAAAGGGTTACCTACTGAATTGTCGTCGTTGCCACCAGAGACGGTGAAGACCGCTGCGAAAATGACCGTGACGATAAGAGCCGCCAAAGTGACCGTGACGATGAAAGCCGCGACTACGTTGCATGACATCGCTGTGTCTTTCATCCATTTCTCGGCTTCTTGTCGCAATCCTTGGTGTTCCTTTGTGAATATCTCGATCGGTGTTTGCTCTTCTTCGTTTACTCTCTCCTTCTCAATCGCCGGTGCGATTCTCTCCACTTCCTGCATCATCGGGGAAAATAAATCGCCGGTccagatttattttaaaacctcgtttcctctgttttggcAATGCatgagagaaacagagcaaacctTGAACCATTGTAACTCGCGTTGCATCTGCAAAGGTGGGCAAACGACACTAGAGAGCTtggaaggaggagaaggaaagCCGGCGAGATGAAGGATACCATTGCCGTCACAGTCCTTGTCGGCGAGCAGCAAGTACTTCCTGTCGTCCAGACCGTAGAGGAGACTAAACACCTTCTCTTGTCTGAACTCGACGGCCAAGAGAAACAGAGTACTGCTCGAGCTTGTTCTCGTGGACCATAGAAGCTCGGAGTTGTTCTTGATCATCTCCACCAAGAAATCCACATTCCCATACCTTACTGCAAATAGTAAAGCGTCATCCACGGTCTCAGAACGTTCCTTCAAGCCCAAGGCCAATGATTCTTCTGACATTCCTTGTAGAAGCTTCGTGGCTTGTAGATGCATGACCTTAAGTTGGTACACTTCATCTATTCCTGAAAACATCACTCGactcaaattaaaatttcatgtgAATCCTATCGAATTACCTCATGCTTATCGGTCCATTTGCTGACGAAAACCTAATACGTACCGGTCCATTTGGAAAGACATTTGAGCAGTTTCCCCATCAGAGTATCTGgaataaaaatcgaaacttttctCACTTTCTTTAAAAGAATATAGAGACTTTTTATGAAGCTTATGTAGACGGAAGAACTTACTCTGATGATCTTTGTTCGGACTAGAAGGAAATGGAAGAGTTGGCAGCTTTACTTGTATCCCTAGCAAGTGAGAGAAAGGAAAgatgagttgaatcaaaggagAATAACAAAATGATTGATCTTTGTAATGAAGAGGTCTTAGATTAGTACAGACAAGAGTAGATGAAACGTGTCAGTGGTCCGAGATAGCAGCCACCAGGAAATAAATCTGGCTTTGAAGCCAAGACAATGATGGGAATCGACTCGATTTGCGAGTGTTTTGTGACGGCTAAGCGTCTGCTCATGTTGAACAGATCCAACGCGATGTCTAATTAAttgtatgaagaaaaaaaaaacatatcaagaaatcatcatcaaagcaGCCTAAAACATGGGTTGTTTGAAGTCCACGAAACCGCTTACCGAGCATTTTATAGAAGATGGCATTAAGAAAGAGCAAGGAACCGTGATATCCATCATCGCCAAGTAACACCTGAACCGGAGTTCTGGTGTAAAGATAGCGAGCCATCTCCATCTGCCTGTTCTCGACCGCAACCACAACTGGAATCTGCCCATTGATTCCAGGAATCTCTAGAAGCTTAGGGTTCTTAGCGACTAAGGCTTCAGCAATCTCCATGTTTCCAGTAACCGCAACGACAGTGAGAGGCGTGTGGTACGAAGCGTTTTGGCTCATCTTGGGAAGCATCTGTTCAGGTCTCATACGACGCAAAAGCTCTTTAACAATCTCGGGTTTCCCACACGCGCAAGCCTTTAGCAATGGTGTCTCGTAAAGGTTTATCCATGCGTCCACTGCGTCCGGATGACCGTTCAAGAAGTCCCTCACCACTTCTACACGACCTTGGCTTATTCCTTGACTTAATTGTATATACTCATAATATATGTTCGTATTCTTTCCTACATCAACAACAAGATCACGCTATGCGAATGATTCAGTATCCGGTGCTTTATTCACCTAATGATTATCTTAAGATACAATGTATATACCCTATAGTAGCCTGACCTTCGAAATTTAGACTTTGATCTCTTTGTAACTTGCTTATAGGCAAATTGATTATTTGAGATGGTGTAAGAATAAAGAATTCATACCGAGAAGCCGAGATGCGGAAAGAGCTGATTCGATTAACGGAGTCTGGGTATTGACGGGATCACTTGGAACTTCTTGTTTAGGAACTTTTTTTGTAGAAGAGATACTGTCGCCTAGGTCAGCATGAGGANNNNNNNNNNNNNNNNNNNNNNNNNNNNNNNNNNNNNNNNNNNNNNNNNNNNNNNNNNNNNNNNNNNNNNNNNNNNNNNNNNNNNNNNNNNNNNNNNNNNNNNNNNNNNNNNNNNNNNNNNNNNNNNNNNNNNNNNNNNNNNNNNNNNNNNNNNNNNNNNNNNNNNNNNNNNNNNNNNNNNNNNNNNNNNNNNNNNNNNNNNNNNNNNNNNNNNNNNNNNNNNNNNNNNNNNNNNNNNNNNNNNNNNNNNNNNNNNNNNNNNNNNNNNNNNNNNNNNNNNNNNNNNNNNNNNNNNNNNNNNNNNNNNNNNNNNNNNNNNNNNNNNNNNNNNNNNNNNNNNNNNNNNNNNNNNNNNNNNNNNNNNNNNNNNNNNNNNNNNNNNNNNNNNNNNNNNNNNNNNNNNNNNNNNNNNNNNNNNNNNNNNNNNNNNNNNNNNNNNNNNNNNNNNNNNNNNNNNNNNNNNNNNNNNNNNNNNNNNNNNNNNNNNNNNNNNNNNNNNNNNNNNNNNNNNNNNNNNNNNNNNNNNNNNNNNNNNNNNNNNNNNNNNNNNNNNNNNNNNNNNNNNNNNNNNNNNNNNNNNNNNNNNNNNNNNNNNNNNNNNNNNNNNNNNNNNNNNNNNtatatatatatatataaagtaaacaaGACAACTAGAGGTAATaggatatatatacaaaaatgcaAAGTTTATGTCGTTGTTCGGACGTATATATGCAAGGCATAACGGTAACATGCATGCTATCTTTGATGTTTTTCTATGAATTATTCTTTGATTGATCTTATATAAGAATATATGCTTTTCTTGGTTACTCATTATTAATTTGGGAGTTTGGAAAGCTTGTCTGTTAGAAATAAAGATTCTATATGaagataataatacaaaaaataaataaataataataaattcgaAAATTTAAAAGCGAAAATGCATCAGAATGAATGACCATAATCTTCCATAATATTACTAGATAGACTATGTTTTAGGTTGGATAACTagaatgatctttttttttttttggaaaagacAGTCTAACCATTTTCTAACATATACACGAAATTgccattttcatttaaaaaaatctaatggaaaatttatttgttgtttcatGGCATATTTGTTGCCAtttgcatttaaaaaaaaaacgaaattgtaAAAACGTATTGCACATAAGGTGTTCTTGACGGCAGACATATTTGTTGCTCATTACAGAGTTGTTAGTTATCACATACTTAATTACCATCgttataattcttttttgaaaCTCGATCATAAACGTCGAAAAACCCTCCTAATACTCATATGTGTCGACCGAATTTGTCGAGAATCCACTCTTtgatcgatatatatatatatatatatatatattactatatatattactatattatgaAGAATCGTGTAATATATTAAACCAAATGGCCAAATGGGAAAGAAAGGAAAAGTGAACTCTCGCACAATAGCATTTAATTGCTCGTTTCATGAGGGGCTTAATTTTCAAATTGAcccaaaaaatgatttaaaacacGTACACTTTaagcaaacacacacacactttaTGTTAAAACAAAGATTTCATCTTTCGGTCGAAGATTTTTTTGCCGTAAGTGGAGAAGATGAGCTCCTTGAGGAGAGGATACTGAATCCGAACAAACAACAGCGCCGGGAAACAAGCGAGGAAGATCGTCGGAGCAACGATCCAAGGGACGTTAAAGATCGTGAATAGGGACGACGAGAATGCCACAAGCATCGCCGCTATCGAGACAAACAATGTCGAAAGTCCAGCGATCATTTTCGCAGgcaaagagaacaagaaatcGTCAAATGCATATCTCGCGGTGAGTATCCCGAGGAAGATGAGGACGGAGGTGCATGAGGCGAAGCAGGAGATCAGATCGGATACGATGAATATGACGAATTTTGGTTCATGTTGGTGAAAGGGTCTACCGCGTGAATTGTCGTCCGTGCCAC contains:
- the LOC104734474 gene encoding cytochrome P450 77A4-like, whose protein sequence is MSLIISFVPTSLGYTLFAIIVSGFVFILTRWSSSKPKGGLNLPPGPPGWPVVGNLFQFARSGKSFFEYAEELKQKYGGILTVRMGTRTMIILSDANLVHEALIKRGALFATRPAESPTRTIFSCDKFTVNAAKYGPVWRSLRRNMVQNMLSSTRLKEFGSLRQSSMDKLIERIKSEAREHKGLIWVLRNARFAAFCILLEMCFGIVMDEASIDKMDEIMKTVLMTVDPRIDDYLPILAPFFSKERKRALEVRREQVDYVVGVIERRRRAIQNPGSDKTASSFSYLDTLFDLTIEGRETTPSNEELVTLCSEFLNGGTDTTGTAIEWGIAQLIANPEIQSRLYDEIKSTVGDDRSVEEKDVDKMVYLQAFVKELLRKHPPTYFSLTHAVTETTTLGGYDIPAGVNVEVYLPGMSEDPRIWSNPKKFDPDRFMLGKENADITGITGVKMIPFGVGRRICPGLAMATVHVHLMLARMVQEFEWSAYPSGSEIDFAGKTEFTVVMKNPLRAKVKPRI
- the LOC104734475 gene encoding uncharacterized protein LOC104734475 isoform X2, whose amino-acid sequence is MPSVGMRRTTRVFGVVKAPDGARVLRSGRRIWPNVGEPKVRRAHDVVDRDWNSVLKTQNKTKGNSKVSGKNNSQPCSPRDVSSEKDDKVDDFPVRKRRKVRNECVGDVKTVDKMFGIVYSRKRKRLSEPSSDRSEEPLRSLQFYCRRRRFPSRVSSVRPVLTLTVDWSCEDCWFLTVFGLAMRYTRREQLSLSSLTSFFLSQPINQVFADHGVLFPVEPPLSSKGVCKFFGDMNCLPLFSADFAVIPRWFMDMHFTLFLRVAPRSFFFVEKSLYLLDNPVEESDLESELALPEPCNLRNDAVVGLHPSVRASKLTGGNAQYRGNLGSHSFQKRRSSLRRRRARNISHNAHKSYNGTPVFDISGSRKNRTVAVSPRKLRSSVRSSSSPASNVLSIIPLAKTKEELDSLCCSANILMIYSDRCSGEEGFSVMLGFSSSNEWFLAIKKDGAIRYSHKAQRAMRPCYSNRVTHATVWMGGDNWKLEFCDRKDWLGFKDIYKECYERNVSEQSVKVIPIPGVREVCGYAEDIYDFPSFSRPVPYISVNEDEVSRAMARSIALYDMDSEDEEWLERQNWELLSEEDDQFLQLQRETFELMIDGFEKFHFHNPADDLLDEKATTIASLSYLGRHEMVEAVHDYWLKKRKQRKAPLLRIFQGHQVKKTPLLSKPVFRKRRSFKRQGSQLHGKAKQASPWLVAVKAAEPEEENDFLRMEEAKTLADTAMKAAIAKRRRAQILAENADLAVYKAMMALRNAEVIEVAEESEVDTTVFLN
- the LOC104734475 gene encoding uncharacterized protein LOC104734475 isoform X1; amino-acid sequence: MPSVGMRRTTRVFGVVKAPDGARVLRSGRRIWPNVGEPKVRRAHDVVDRDWNSVLKTQNKTKGNSKVSGKNNSQPCSPRDVSSEKDDKVDDFPVRKRRKVRNECVGDVKTVDKMFGIVYSRKRKRLSEPSSDRSEEPLRSLQFYCRRRRFPSRVSSVRPVLTLTVDWSCEDCWFLTVFGLAMRYTRREQLSLSSLTSFFLSQPINQVFADHGVLFPVEPPLSSKGVCKFFGDMNCLPLFSADFAVIPRWFMDMHFTLFLRVAPRSFFFVEKSLYLLDNPVEESDLESELALPEPCNLRNDAVVGLHPSVRASKLTGGNAQYRGNLGSHSFQKRRSSLRRRRARNISHNAHKSYNGTPVFDISGSRKNRTVAVSPRKLRSSVRSSSSPASNVLSIIPLAKTKEELDSLCCSANILMIYSDRCSGEEGFSVMLGFSSSNEWFLAIKKDGAIRYSHKAQRAMRPCYSNRVTHATVWMGGDNWKLEFCDRKDWLGFKDIYKECYERNVSEQSVKVIPIPGVREVCGYAEDIYDFPSFSRPVPYISVNEDEVSRAMARSIALYDMDSEDEEWLERQNWELLSEEDDQFLQLQRETFELMIDGFEKFHFHNPADDLLDEKATTIASLSYLGRHEMVEAVHDYWLKKRKQRKAPLLRIFQGHQVKKTPLLSKPVFRKRRSFKRQGSQLHGKAKQWL